One window of the Cryptomeria japonica chromosome 7, Sugi_1.0, whole genome shotgun sequence genome contains the following:
- the LOC131856257 gene encoding putative UPF0481 protein At3g02645, which produces MSNTENETSDRAVEVEITPCDIRRTESMNNKENEKFDEGSWVAEVKSNLQGEMRPDIFGIGLIQTVPKSLLSKKTKVFYLPEVISFGPYHFRKNYVRGDDTEPLKSDVARKMHLGIIRDGGLTKARGLELVVEDFESEEIQKIIKKSYAEEIELCSVVFAWMIVRDACFLLEVLHRFGKDEDQEEIVPVFIDTVLSRKRHHPLLTEIVKDMLKMENQLPLWALEKIRLCIKGSNAEVWFESALKHLSPIRVAEGRKREYHMKESHILQLLHDYIVDRQDDASSENQSAGCGIKDFNLNKIMPSSIRIKWLFALLFFPVFVILFILGIIFVILHFIKNHIFDILYSIMNCLSSREDETEEVHVPSIGELRRGGMKFKKLEGGISQIKFNKKNSTLYLPQFKVDERSEVILKNLIALEICSREEQKPITRYAILMNDLVDTNQDVGLLRCEDIIIGKLGNDTEIANLWNSMVSPTEMPREDI; this is translated from the coding sequence ATGAGCAATACAGAGAACGAAACATCTGATAGAGCTGTTGAAGTCGAGATAACACCTTGCGACATCCGGAGGACGGAAAGTatgaacaacaaagagaatgaaAAATTTGATGAAGGTTCGTGGGTTGCTGAAGTCAAGTCAAATTTACAGGGCGAAATGAGACCAGATATATTCGGTATTGGCCTCATTCAAACCGTTCCGAAGTCTCTCTTGAGTAAAAAGACTAAGGTGTTCTATCTTCCTGAAGTAATCTCCTTCGGTCCGTATCATTTCCGAAAAAATTATGTAAGGGGTGATGACACAGAACCGCTTAAGTCAGATGTGGCAAGGAAAATGCACCTTGGAATCATCAGAGATGGTGGTTTAACGAAGGCTCGTGGTTTAGAGTTAGTTGTAGAAGACTTTGAATCGGAAGAGATTCAGAAAATTATAAAGAAAAGCTATGCTGAAGAAATTGAACTTTGCAGTGTGGTGTTTGCGTGGATGATAGTGAGGGATGCCTGTTTTCTTCTAGAAGTCCTCCACAGGTTCGGAAAAGACGAAGATCAAGAGGAAATAGTACCGGTTTTCATCGACACTGTTCTCAGCAGGAAACGACATCATCCTCTGTTGACAGAAATTGTGAAAGACATGCTCAAGATGGAAAATCAACTACCACTCTGGGCGTTGGAGAAAATCAGGCTCTGTATTAAGGGATCAAATGCTGAAGTCTGGTTTGAGTCGGCTCTAAAACATTTATCCCCCATCAGAGTAGCAGAAGGGAGAAAGCGGGAATATCACATGAAAGAATCTCACATCTTGCAATTGCTTCATGACTACATTGTTGACAGGCAAGACGACGCCTCCTCCGAGAATCAGTCAGCTGGCTGTGGGATTAAAGACTTTAACTTGAACAAAATTATGCCCAGTAGCATTCGTATAAAATGGCTATTTGCACTGCTTTTCTTTCCAGTTTTTGTCATATTGTTCATATTGGGGATCATATTTGTCATTTTGCACTTTATCAAGAACCACATATTTGACATTTTATACTCTATTATGAACTGCCTATCCAGCAGGGAAGATGAGACAGAAGAAGTACATGTTCCATCTATAGGGGAGCTAAGAAGGGGAGGAATGAAATTCAAGAAACTGGAGGGTGGAATTAGTCAGATTAAGTTCAACAAGAAGAATTCCACGCTGTATTTGCCCCAGTTCAAAGTAGACGAAAGATCGGAAGTGATACTCAAGAATCTGATTGCCCTGGAAATCTGTTCCCGAGAAGAGCAAAAACCCATTACAAGGTATGCCATTCTAATGAACGATCTGGTTGACACCAATCAGGATGTGGGTTTGCTGAGATGTGAAGACATCATCATCGGCAAGCTTGGAAATGACACAGAGATCGCTAATCTTTGGAATTCTATGGTATCGCCCACAGAAATGCCCAG